One window from the genome of Podospora pseudocomata strain CBS 415.72m chromosome 6, whole genome shotgun sequence encodes:
- the TOS4 gene encoding target of SBF (EggNog:ENOG503NVJS; COG:S), translating into MDSSPSALTKTLEPSLPTLQGVKRPAPSLLPAFEPLSSSPGLPRPSKRQATASAFFKYPTPAPTSSTGILSSSPPRVRNRPAPPRPQSRSSVTERAPLCDVRSVDLNENGETLLMGRSSNSSHYQLSANRLISRVHVKARYIAAAEPLEPNKIEIVCNGWNGLKLHCQGQTWELAKGDSFTSETEGADIMIDVHDARVLVQWPRREKERDVLGQLSDSSWDESPRPRVGRVAGASELHGSPLRRSVRIGSPESPTPANVSRANASLNELLAVDNEHVDAVQIYEDASADEQELPRLTDAVEESFMTQAAPSLSSDLSEPESEEENDADEENDPIIHSFGPFGANLNSRLASFSANSPRGHRVSRNPLSDVAGRTQERMEPISEDEAEDLLSGLSDEQKANITNHVVNQLAFSRLSSTPLTTIMTNLPAAEKKDLKKDQLRVIIEGTAAVGIIRRQGKDAAGKPLESEYYYIPEKDSDEHRRLAVTDGLRKPSLRNCRKQHKQYFWKRPKTP; encoded by the exons ATGGACTCCTCTCCTTCCGCCCTCACCAAAACCCTGGAGCCCTCGCTGCCCACCCTCCAGGGCGTAAAGCGGCCTGCACCTTCCTTGCTCCCTGCATTCGAACCCctttcctcatcaccagGTCTCCCAAGGCCATCGAAGCGGCAGGCAACAGCATCAGCCTTCTTTAAGTATCCCACTCCGGCACCAACATCGAGCACcggcatcctctcctccagtCCCCCACGCGTCAGAAACCGGCCGGCTCCTCCAAGACCACAGTCGAGGTCAAGCGTCACAGAGCGTGCTCCACTGTGCGATGTCCGCTCTGTGGACCTCAACGAGAACGGGGAGACATTGTTGATGGGACGATCGAGCAATTCTTCACACTATCAGCTGTCGGCCAACCGGTTAATCAGCAGAGTACACGTCAAGGCGCGATATATCGCCGCCGCAGAGCCCCTCGAACCAAACAAGATTGAGATTGTATGCAATGGATGGAACGGCCTAAAGCTTCACTGCCAGGGGCAGACATGGGAGTTGGCCAAGGGTGATTCCTTCACCTCGGAGACCGAAGGTGCTGACATCATGATCGATGTCCACGATGCGAGAGTATTGGTACAATGGCCGCGTCGTGAGAAGGAACGTGACGTGTTGGGTCAGCTCAGTGATTCATCCTGGGATGAGTCTCCTCGCCCAAGAGTTGGCAGGGTGGCAGGTGCTTCGGAGCTTCATGGTAGTCCTCTTAGAAGGTCGGTGCGCATCGGTAGTCCCGAGTCACCCACACCTGCCAATGTGTCCAGGGCAAACGCGAGCCTCAACGAGTTGTTGGCTGTCGATAACGAGCATGTCGACGCGGTGCAGATCTATGAGGATGCCAGTGCTGATGAGCAAGAATTGCCGAGACTGACCGACGCTGTCGAGGAGAGCTTCATGACACAAGCTGCTCCAAGTTTGTCCAGCGACCTAAGCGAGCCCGAATCGGAGGAGGAAAACGATGCAGACGAGGAGAATGACCCCATCATTCACTCTTTCGGTCCCTTTGgcgccaacctcaacagccgCCTTGCCTCTTTCTCGGCCAACTCTCCTCGGGGACACCGTGTGTCTCGTAACCCACTTTCCGATGTTGCCGGCAGAACACAGGAGAGAATGGAGCCCATCTCTGaggacgaggccgaggatTTGTTGAGCGGTCTTAGTGACGAACAGAAggccaacatcaccaaccacgtGGTCAACCAGCTTGCATTCTCTCGTCTCTCTTCGACTCCTTTGACCACCATCATGACCAACCTTCCTGCTGCCGAAAAGAAGGACTTGAAGAAGGACCAGCTCCGTGTTATTATTGAGGGTACTGCGGCGGTCGGCATCATCCGTAGACAGGGCAAGGACGCGGCCGGCAAGCCTCTGGAAAGCGAGTATTACTACATCCCTGAGAAGGATAGTGATGAACATCGCCGTCTGGCCGTGACGGACGGCCTTCGGAAGCCCAGTTTGAGAAACTGCCGCAAGCAGCACAAA CAATACTTTTGGAAGCGCCCCAAGACTCCTTGA